From Flaviflexus ciconiae:
ATAGACAGTAGCTGAGCTAGCTCAGATGCCTTCACCTTCACCAATAGCATTGACAGGTCTGCCCTCCACCGATCTTGGTGGAGGGCAGACCCATATCAACGTAAGCTCAGGCGTTCATGTCCCCGGTCAACGAAGCCCGGCTACGCCATTCGATCACTACTGCTGGAACGGACCCGGGTTCTGCGGACCCTGATTCGGGTTGTTCGGAGCCTGGTTGGGGCTCTGCGGGGAGGGCTGGGTTTCCGGGGCACCGTACTGCGGCTGACCGTAGTTCGGCTGACCCGGCTGCTGAGGAGCGCTGTGAGGCGGCTGACCGTAGCCCGGCTGACCCGGCTGCTGGGGAGCACCGTACGGTGACTGTCCGTGGGGAGCACCAAACGGCGGCTGGCCCTGAGGTGCACCGTACTGCTGGGGCTGACCATAGCGTTGCTGCTCTTGGGGAGCGCCAAACTGCTGGCCCTGGTACGGGGGCTGCTGCATGGCGTGGTTCATTTCTACCCGCAGTGCTCGTTCGACGGGGCCAGCATTGATTGTGAACAGGACGCCGCCAACGGCACCGATGATAAACGCCGCGATGGTCAGCCACATGCCGATCCCCCACCCAGCATCAACACCGAGGTCGTTGAGCTCCTGAAGGTTGGCCGAGACCGACTGGCCGGTCCCTTCCTCTTCGAAGACAAACATCATGAGGATGACGGCGATAACACCGATCGCTCCGCCCACAATTGCGAGGATGCCAGCGCGCTTGACCTGGCCGGCAGTGGGCTTGAAGTAAGCGCCGAGCACTCCTGCAACAAGAAGAACGAAAGCGACGATGAGGAGAACGCCAGCAATCGTACGACCGCCACCGAAGGCGGCGCCAAAGATCGACTGGGATTCGCTCTGTCCGTATGCGCTTGCCTGAACAAACGGAAGCGCACATCCAATGATGGCGAGCAACGCTGCCGCACACGCCACGATCATGCCCGGAAGAAGTTTGCTCTTCAGCTGGCTAACCGGAGGGTTGTAGTTCTGCTGGTGGCCGTAGCCGGGTCCTGTAGTCATAGGACCAACGTACCTTGAAGAAACCTGGGATTGTAGATCGTTCAGGGGTAAATCTCCCCATGACTCCCCCGCTCAGGTAACCAATACTTCCTTCACATAACCGGGAACAACAATACTCGCAGTAGCGACCTTCCCACGTGCGTCGCACCTGCGCGGAGCCCCTGGTCTCCAACCCGAGAGACTTGCTAACCCTCAATGCCATTCGGGCCATGGCCAGGGGATACTCCCGGCAATTAGCGCGCCCGCCTGCTGGTTTTTAATCCGGGGATGGAAAGGAAGCGGGCCAGCTCTCGGTGGTGTGTTTAAATGGCGGATGCGACCAAGCCGGGCCGTGTCCCGCCTGTACCTGATATTCCGGCGAATGGTCGTAAGCAGGCTGCTGTTGGCTATAGGAGAATCTCTGCGGCTGGGGATACTGCGAATACGGGTTTGGGGTTACCGGTACCCGTCTCAATGGCCTTGAGGCGATGATAAACATGACGGCGACAATGCCGCCCGCGACAAAGCCGCCAAGAGTCAGCCAGGCTCCGATCGAGAATCCAGCGTCTCCTCCCCTGTCCCGAACCTGCGACAGATATTTGGCCAGCCCAGTATCCGTTCCCGATACCGTGCTGACGAATATGACGATGAGAATCGCAATTGTTCCCATGATTGCGCCGATGAGAGACGCTACTCCCGTTCTTACGAGCCTGGACTGGGTGGGTCAACTATAGCCAATGAGGAGAGGGAACGGCATAAGCAGCGCTCCCATCCAGAAGATCGTTCTGGGAAGAGACCCATCACCCGTAAAGACCGTATCCATGATCGATTCGGTTACGTCTGTCCTGCCTGCACCCGGCACGGAGTAGAACGGCGCCGCCCATCCACTAAACACAAGGATGAGAACAACAAAGGAAGCAACGATCCACGGGATCAGTTTCTTCTTAGGATTGGCTACTGACCGGCTGTCGTACACGTTCCCGAATCCGGATGCGGTGTTCATGGCACCAACGTACTGAGAGGGCACCACCGTCGAGAAGGGCTAGCGCGGACATGCCTCCACACCTTCCACGTACCGCTAAGTTCCCAGGGTTCATTGCCTACACGTCACTCAGCTTCATGAGCCTCAAAGCCGTTCGTGAGGCTCACTGCCTTTCATTCGCCTCACTGCCTTTCATTAGCTTCACGCCCTTTCAAGAGACTCGTAGCCTTCCCGTCCTTCTTCACCCCGCAACCCTGAACGCTCCGGGTAGCGCAAGCGTTGCCTGTTCAAAGCGTATTTAGGGCAGTATTTCTTACTGGTCCCTACGCCAAGCTTTCCATTCCGCCCCGCAAGCATCCATTCAAAGAACTAGCCGGGCCAACAAAGATTTCGTTGGCCTTCATCGGCCCGGCGAGGTTCAGTAGAAGTTCATTGACAACAGGTGAGGCTACTCCCACCGTCACATTGTCGGTTTCTCTACGAGATGGTCAGCTACTGCTCCCGACATAAACTCAGCGTTACCCCGCAATCGCGGTTCAGCACTTGTCTCTGCGGAAGATCAGCACTTATCCGTAAGGGTTTTGCTGGTATGGCTGGTACGGGTTGGGCGGAACCTGACCGTAACCTGCGTTGTAGGCGCGGATGCTCCTGCGGTAGCTGGAGACAACAAAGCACATGACGATGGCGAGGAGGAAGGTGAGAACGCTGGCACCGGCAAAGACCCAGGCGCCGAATTCGTATCCTGCCCTTGGATCCAAATCGGCAAGCTCCATGAATGTCGTTCCGTCTTCAAAGCCTGCCGTGAAGATTGCAAGGAGGGAGAATCCGCCGGCAACTAGGGAGGCGAGGACAAAGATGACCCGGAAAATAGTGGCGGCTACGTTTCGAGCACTCGCGTAGATGATCCACGCTGACAGCAGGGAAAGGACTAAGCCTGCTCCAACAACAATGGCATCGAGTTGGAGTGCCTCAAGATTGGGGTGGGTGACGAACTCGTAGTAGGTGAAGGTCTCGTATGAGTCTGAGTAGTACGGGAAAACAAAGAAAGCGACAGTAGCTAGGGCCACTGCGACCGTGGTCAGGAGAGCAACAACAAGGATTGAGCTCTTGGACGATACCGGGGGCTGACCGTATGCGTACGGATACTGATTGCTCATGACTTCACCGTACGGAGCACAAGCACGCGACGCCAGACCAGAATCGGGTTCTGCTCCCCCACTACTCAGCGGAACTATTTCCTGCACGCGAAGATGCCCCGGCGCGAGCCGGGGCATCCTGCAACAACGTTGATCGGAAAGATCTGGTGATCTAGGCGGGGAAGGTCTTCACGAGCTTCTCCACGAACCGAGCGGTGTCTTCCCAGTCATCGACTGCCACCGTCTTACACCCGAGCGCGACAACCGGGTAGTCATTGCCACCCGGGTCGAGACGGTCACCGACGAACAGCATGTCGTCGAACGCCACTCCCGTGTATTCGGCGAGGCGGGTAATCCCGAAAGCCTTGTCGACGCCGGTCGCGGTGATATCGATCGAGGTGGATCCGCCGGAGCGGACCTCGAGTTCCGGCAGGTCGGCGGCAACAGCATCACGCAGAGCCTCCTTCTTTGACCCGTCCGGGTCCCAGGCTCTCTTTGCTTCGATGGGAGCCTGCTGCCCAAGGGCAGAGAAGGTGATCTGCGAGCCGCGATCTTCGATGACGTCGCCCCACGTCTCCTCTTCCCAGAAGCCGAGGTCTTCGGCTCGCTCGCGAAGGGAGGCGATGGCGCTGTCGCGCTCATCCTCGGAGAGGTCGTGCGCGTAGATCGTTGTCCACACCCCATCCTGGAAACGCAGGTATCGCGTTCCGCAGGTTGGCATGAGGTGGAGATGCTCGAGGGCCTGGTGGCCCGCCTTCAGGTGGTTGAGAACCTGTCGCTCGAACTGTTCGACGTTACCTCCGGAAATGATGCAGACATCTGCACAGTCCAGAAGTTCAACTAGTGCCAAAGCCATCCGTTCAGGGATCGGGGACTTCGAGGGTGCAAGAGTGTCGTCTAGGTCAAAAGCGACGAGTCGATAATGGGAGCTCAATGAGTTTTATTCAGCTTTCTTGTCTTCTTTGTTGACGTGCTCAAGGAACACGCGGACGAGGCCCAGGAGCACCATGCCGATGGCAAGACGGTAGGCGAAGTGGATGATCGCGGTAATGATACCCATCGCGCCCGGGCCGTAGTCGGCAGTGATGATCGTCAGGAGATCAAAGAGAGCGTAGCCCGCGAAGATGCCGAAAGCAACGAGCGCGAGAAGCATGATGTTCTTTAGGAGCGTCGGAGTGGCGCGGGTCGCGAAGCTCGTGGAGAACAGTGCACCGAAGCCACCGGACTGCTGTCCAAAACCACCGGGCTGCTGGCCGTATGGCTGCTGCTGTCCGTATCCGGGCTGGGGTGCCGAGTAAGCCGAGGGTGCGTAACCGTCCTGCGGCGGCTGGTTGTTGTTCTGCTGGAAATTGTTCTGTCCGTAGTTGGGGCCCTGCGGGCCTCCGGGTTGCTGCGACATGTTTACATCCTTTCATGTGTCGTGACCGAGCGTACCGGAAAAACCAGTGATCGTCGGCTCATCATCACATTATTCTTCAAGTACACGGTTCACACCGTTATGCGCCACTGGGTAGTGGTCACCATATGAGATCTTAAATAGTTCCGTTCACCGTGCAACTTTTCACTGGAACTATGTGTTCACACTGGTTTTTAAACAGATAAGGACTTATGCCGTGATTCTTACTAGCCACGCTGGCTCTCTTCCCAGGACCGCACGCCTCATTGAAGCCAATCAGGAGGACATGGGGGTGAACGACCCGGCTGGCTATGCCACGGTACTAGCCGAGGATGTAGCCGTCGTCGTTGCTCAGCAGCGCGAGATCGGCATCGACATCGTGAACGATGGCGAGTACGGCAAGTACATGTCGAAGTCCTCCGACTTCGGTGCCTGGTGGTCCTACTCCTTCGCACGCACGCAGGGACTGGAGATTATCGAGGAAAACCAGGACTGGCTCACCAAGAAGCACCACTCCACCCCCGATGACATTCAACTCGCTGGCTTTGCTGAACGCCGCGACATGAACCGGTTTCCGGGCGCCTACTTTGGCCCGGATGCGACGGTGGAGATGGGAGACTCCCGCGGAGTCTTCCCCACCGCCACCGGTCCCCTCGCTTTCATCGGCCAGGAAGCCGTGAACGCCGATGCCAAGAACCTGGTTCAGGCACTGGAACTCCAGGACCGCCCGGCCAACACCGGATTCATCACCGCCATCGCTCCCGGTTCCGCCGCCCGAGTTTCCAACGCCTACTACAGTTCCGAAGAGGACTTCATCAAGGCCTGGATCCCGGTGCTCCGCGAGGAATACAAGGCAATCCTTGATGCTGGGCTTCTCCTCCAGATTGACGATCCTTCTCTCGCTGAGTCCTACGACCAGATCACCCCGCAGATCGACCCGAAGGACTACGTGCGCTTTATCCGCACCCGCGTTGA
This genomic window contains:
- a CDS encoding ABC transporter permease — protein: MTTGPGYGHQQNYNPPVSQLKSKLLPGMIVACAAALLAIIGCALPFVQASAYGQSESQSIFGAAFGGGRTIAGVLLIVAFVLLVAGVLGAYFKPTAGQVKRAGILAIVGGAIGVIAVILMMFVFEEEGTGQSVSANLQELNDLGVDAGWGIGMWLTIAAFIIGAVGGVLFTINAGPVERALRVEMNHAMQQPPYQGQQFGAPQEQQRYGQPQQYGAPQGQPPFGAPHGQSPYGAPQQPGQPGYGQPPHSAPQQPGQPNYGQPQYGAPETQPSPQSPNQAPNNPNQGPQNPGPFQQ
- a CDS encoding Asp23/Gls24 family envelope stress response protein, with translation MSNQYPYAYGQPPVSSKSSILVVALLTTVAVALATVAFFVFPYYSDSYETFTYYEFVTHPNLEALQLDAIVVGAGLVLSLLSAWIIYASARNVAATIFRVIFVLASLVAGGFSLLAIFTAGFEDGTTFMELADLDPRAGYEFGAWVFAGASVLTFLLAIVMCFVVSSYRRSIRAYNAGYGQVPPNPYQPYQQNPYG
- a CDS encoding HAD-IIB family hydrolase → MSSHYRLVAFDLDDTLAPSKSPIPERMALALVELLDCADVCIISGGNVEQFERQVLNHLKAGHQALEHLHLMPTCGTRYLRFQDGVWTTIYAHDLSEDERDSAIASLRERAEDLGFWEEETWGDVIEDRGSQITFSALGQQAPIEAKRAWDPDGSKKEALRDAVAADLPELEVRSGGSTSIDITATGVDKAFGITRLAEYTGVAFDDMLFVGDRLDPGGNDYPVVALGCKTVAVDDWEDTARFVEKLVKTFPA
- a CDS encoding cobalamin-independent methionine synthase II family protein; the protein is MILTSHAGSLPRTARLIEANQEDMGVNDPAGYATVLAEDVAVVVAQQREIGIDIVNDGEYGKYMSKSSDFGAWWSYSFARTQGLEIIEENQDWLTKKHHSTPDDIQLAGFAERRDMNRFPGAYFGPDATVEMGDSRGVFPTATGPLAFIGQEAVNADAKNLVQALELQDRPANTGFITAIAPGSAARVSNAYYSSEEDFIKAWIPVLREEYKAILDAGLLLQIDDPSLAESYDQITPQIDPKDYVRFIRTRVDAVNEALEGLDRSRVRYHLCWGSWHGPHTTDIEFENIADAMLDIDVAQYTFEAGNVRHEHEWRVWESRDLGGRKILPGVVSHATNVVEHPQLVADRLVRFARLVGAENVIGSSDCGFGGRIHPEIAWAKLDALVQGAQLANEQL